In Vespa crabro chromosome 7, iyVesCrab1.2, whole genome shotgun sequence, a single window of DNA contains:
- the LOC124425663 gene encoding protein diaphanous isoform X7 — MSATIKRRKTWYNKTEAGNKLESWFTRPKKSGRGGGVRSGTDNNTMPRPHSGDDFNEIEQQRCIIEKMDEEAVNDRFEEMLANMNLTEEKKAPLRQQSESKKREMLVLHYKGSMQENRSKFDKPADYIQYLAQPDLSVNKIHNCIESLRIALTNNPLSWVQEFGTKGLKQVLATLNECYRNAFIYYDSDNRYERIQYECIRCLKAIMNNTVGIKEMLAHHEALTIVARSLEPTKPSVMSEAVKLLGAVCLISSDSHKMVLDAITMNGEFKGRERFLPIVQGLMNRKNENLRVVCLQLINSIINSAEDLDFRLHLRNEIMRVGLADILEALEKDKSDDLSHHLRIFNEYKEDDYELFVQRFDHVRLELDDVNDCFEVVKNMVMETSAEPYFLSILQHLLLIRDDALVRPAYYKLIEECVSQIVLHRSGCDPDFSATKRFQIDVQPLIDTLVEKSRAEEERRLMEVSQKLEEAIASKQEAEAKLQHAENKIKELEQGTGKSGGGGGASTKTNCPILPPPIPGSNVTPPPPPPPPLPNSIGPPPPPMPPGMGVLPPPPPPMPGTKGPPGMGGPIPPPMPGMGGPPPPPMMAGITSMMPSLPNGLKPKRKWEVEGRLKRPNWKAISPHQLTEEVFWTKVQEERLAGPEILDGLAQKFASKPSGKKIDDVVDKSATIKKVKDLKVLDSKAAQNISILLGGTLKHMSYEDVKGCLFRCDGPVISDNILQGLIQYLPSPDQLAKFQLYKDNYDDLTEAEQFCVTISTIKRLLPRLKSLSFMLRYEELVQDIKPDIVAGTAACEEVRGSKKFAKILELILLFGNYMNSGGGASGQDFGYQLSFLTKLTSIKAADNKETLMHYLVSTIERKFPECLSFTEELAHVDRASRVSLDNVQRILRQMDSNIRNLEQDLSNARIPQCEEDLFSEVMTPFAKKARESCEVLKNMFKNMDGLYTEISVFFCFDKQKYTIEELFSDIRTFKDDFVQAQKEMLKLREAEEKQRRAREAREKAEAEKAARAARKKALVDMNAHDTQEGVMDSLMEALRTGSAFSRPDQRRKRQTRIAGAERRAQLNRSRSRTGLVGSGLLGREP; from the exons CTCGAGTCATGGTTTACCAGGCCCAAAAAATCTGGTCGTGGAGGTGGAGTCAGGAGTGGTACGGATAACAACACAATGCCTCGGCCACATTCTGGCGATGATTTTAATGAGATCGAACAGCAGCGTTGTATCATTGAGAAAATGGACGAGGAAGCTGTTAACGATCGTTTCGAAGAAATGTTG gcAAACATGAATTTAACGGAGGAGAAAAAGGCTCCGCTTCGTCAGCAATCCGaatcgaagaagagagagatgttGGTGTTACATTACAAGGGTAGCATGCAAGAGAATAGATCAAAATTCGACAAACCAGCTGATTACATTCAATATCTAGCTCAGCCGGATCTAAGTGTAAATAAGATTCACAATTGTATAGAATCACTTAGAATTGCACTGACTAATAATCCTTTAAGTTGGGTTCAAGAATTTGGTACTAAGGGATTGAAGCAGGTTTTAGCAACACTCAACGAATGCTACAGAAA TGCCTTCATATATTATGATAG cgaTAATCGATACGAACGGATACAGTACGAATGTATACGATGTTTAAAAGCGATAATGAATAATACCGTTGGAATAAAGGAGATGTTAGCTCATCACGAAGCTTTGACGATAGTGGCAAGATCGTTGGAACCCACTAAACCATCGGTGATGTCGGAAGCTGTAAAGTTATTAGGTGCAGTCTGTTTGATTTCGAGCGATAGTCATAAAATGGTTTTAGATGCGATCACTATGAACGGCGAGTTCAAGGGCAGAGAAAGATTTTTACCCATTGTACAGGGATTGATGAAtaggaagaatgaaaatttaaga gtAGTGTGCCTTCAACTtataaattcgattattaattcTGCCGAGGATCTAGACTTTCGATTACATTTAAGGAACGAAATAATGCGAGTAGGATTAGCGGATATATTAGAAGCTTTAGAAAAGGATAAGTCCGACGATTTGTCTCATCATTTAAGGATCTTCAACGAATATAAGGAAGACGATTACGAGTTATTTGTACAAAGATTTGATCACGTTCGATTGGAATTAGATGATGTCAATGATTGCTTCGAGGTAGTGAAAAATATGGTTATGGAGACTTCCGCCGAGCCgtatttcttatcgatattacagcATCTACTACTTATCAGGGACGATGCTTTGGTGAG ACCagcttattataaattaatagaagAGTGCGTATCGCAAATTGTGTTACATCGTTCAGGCTGTGATCCGGACTTCAGTGCGACGAAACGGTTTCAAATAGACGTACAACCATTGATCGATACTTTGGTCGAGAAATCTCGAGCCGAAGAGGAGCGACGTTTAATGGAAGTGTCTCAAAAGTTGGAAGAAGCTATAGCTAGTAAACAGGAGGCTGAGGCGAAGCTTCAACACgctgaaaacaaaattaaggaACTCGAACAAGGGACTGGAAAAAgtggagggggaggaggagctAGTACG AAAACAAATTGTCCGATATTACCACCTCCGATACCTGGTTCGAATGTaacaccaccaccgccaccacctccaccacttCCAAACTCGATTggaccaccgccaccacctaTGCCACCTGGAATGGGTGtattaccaccaccaccacctccaatGCCTGGAACAAAGGGACCACCTGGTATGGGAGGTCCAATACCTCCACCTATGCCAGGAATGGGAggtcctccacctcctcctatGATGGCTGGAATTACATCCATGATGCCGTCGTTACCTAATGGATTGAAACCTAAGAGAAAGTGGGAGGTCGAAGGTCGATTGAAGAGGCCTAACTGGAAAGCA ATATCACCGCATCAGTTGACGGAAGAAGTATTTTGGACAAAAGTGCAAGAGGAGAGATTAGCCGGTCCGGAAATACTCGATGGTTTAGCACAAAAGTTCGCGTCGAAACCAAGTGGCAAGAAAATCGATGACGTCGTAGATAa atcgGCAACcataaaaaaagtgaaagatcTCAAGGTTTTAGATAGTAAAGCTGCACAAAATATATCGATACTTCTTGGTGGTACGTTAAAGCATATGTCGTACGAAGATGTCAAAGGATGTCTTTTTAGATGCGATGGACCAGTTATCTCGGATAACATATTGCAAGgtttaattcaatatttacCATCGCCAGATCAATTAGCGAAATTTCAACTTTACaaagataattatgatgattTGACGGAGGCCGAACAATTTTGCGTTAcg aTATCGACGATCAAAAGGTTATTGCCCAGGTTAAAATCATTGAGTTTTATGCTGAGATACGAGGAATTGGTACAGGACATTAAACCAGACATAGTGGCAGGAACGGCAGCTTGCGAGGAAGTTAGAGGAAGTAAAAAGTTTGCAAAGATACtcgaattgattttattgtttggAAATTATATGAATTCCGGGGGTGGAGCTTCTGGTCAAGATTTTGGGTATCAGCTTAGTTTTCTAACCAAG TTGACAAGTATAAAGGCTGCGGACAACAAAGAAACTCTTATGCATTACTTAGTATCtacgatagagagaaaattccCAGAATGTTTGAGTTTTACCGAAGAATTGGCACACGTAGATAGGGCGAGCCGTGTCTCTTTAGATAACGTACAGAGAATACTTCGTCAAATGGATTCTAACATACGAAATCTTGAACAAGACCTTTCTAATGCTAGAATTCCACAATGCGAGGAAGATCTATTTTCGGAGGTCATGACT CCATTTGCTAAGAAAGCCCGTGAATCTTGCGAGGTATTGAAGAACATGTTTAAAAATATGGACGGTCTTTACACCGAAATCTCTGTATTCTTCTGTTTCGACAAACAGAAGTATACAATCGAGGAATTGTTCAGCGACATAAGGACGTTCAAAGATGATTTCGtg caaGCACAAAAGGAGATGTTAAAGCTAAGGGAAGcggaagagaaacaaagaagagCGAGAGAAGCGAGAGAGAAGGCGGAAGCTGAGAAAGCGGCACGAGCGGCGCGAAAGAAAGCGCTTGTCGATATGAACGCACATGATACTCAAGAAGGTGTTATGGATAGTTTGATGGAAGCACTTCGAACTGGTTCTGCTTTTAGTCGGCCGGATCAACGACGCAAGAGGCAAACACGCATTGCTGGTG cAGAAAGGAGAGCACAACTTAATAGGAGTCGATCGCGTACAGGACTGGTTGGATCTGGTTTGCTTGGAAGAGAGCCATAA
- the LOC124425663 gene encoding protein diaphanous isoform X8, with protein MSATIKRRKTWYNKTEAGNKLESWFTRPKKSGRGGGVRSGTDNNTMPRPHSGDDFNEIEQQRCIIEKMDEEAVNDRFEEMLANMNLTEEKKAPLRQQSESKKREMLVLHYKGSMQENRSKFDKPADYIQYLAQPDLSVNKIHNCIESLRIALTNNPLSWVQEFGTKGLKQVLATLNECYRNAFIYYDSDNRYERIQYECIRCLKAIMNNTVGIKEMLAHHEALTIVARSLEPTKPSVMSEAVKLLGAVCLISSDSHKMVLDAITMNGEFKGRERFLPIVQGLMNRKNENLRVVCLQLINSIINSAEDLDFRLHLRNEIMRVGLADILEALEKDKSDDLSHHLRIFNEYKEDDYELFVQRFDHVRLELDDVNDCFEVVKNMVMETSAEPYFLSILQHLLLIRDDALVRPAYYKLIEECVSQIVLHRSGCDPDFSATKRFQIDVQPLIDTLVEKSRAEEERRLMEVSQKLEEAIASKQEAEAKLQHAENKIKELEQGTGKSGGGGGASTKTNCPILPPPIPGSNVTPPPPPPPPLPNSIGPPPPPMPPGMGVLPPPPPPMPGTKGPPGMGGPIPPPMPGMGGPPPPPMMAGITSMMPSLPNGLKPKRKWEVEGRLKRPNWKAISPHQLTEEVFWTKVQEERLAGPEILDGLAQKFASKPSGKKIDDVVDKSATIKKVKDLKVLDSKAAQNISILLGGTLKHMSYEDVKGCLFRCDGPVISDNILQGLIQYLPSPDQLAKFQLYKDNYDDLTEAEQFCVTISTIKRLLPRLKSLSFMLRYEELVQDIKPDIVAGTAACEEVRGSKKFAKILELILLFGNYMNSGGGASGQDFGYQLSFLTKLTSIKAADNKETLMHYLVSTIERKFPECLSFTEELAHVDRASRVSLDNVQRILRQMDSNIRNLEQDLSNARIPQCEEDLFSEVMTPFAKKARESCEVLKNMFKNMDGLYTEISVFFCFDKQKYTIEELFSDIRTFKDDFVQAQKEMLKLREAEEKQRRAREAREKAEAEKAARAARKKALVDMNAHDTQEGVMDSLMEALRTGSAFSRPDQRRKRQTRIAGERRAQLNRSRSRTGLVGSGLLGREP; from the exons CTCGAGTCATGGTTTACCAGGCCCAAAAAATCTGGTCGTGGAGGTGGAGTCAGGAGTGGTACGGATAACAACACAATGCCTCGGCCACATTCTGGCGATGATTTTAATGAGATCGAACAGCAGCGTTGTATCATTGAGAAAATGGACGAGGAAGCTGTTAACGATCGTTTCGAAGAAATGTTG gcAAACATGAATTTAACGGAGGAGAAAAAGGCTCCGCTTCGTCAGCAATCCGaatcgaagaagagagagatgttGGTGTTACATTACAAGGGTAGCATGCAAGAGAATAGATCAAAATTCGACAAACCAGCTGATTACATTCAATATCTAGCTCAGCCGGATCTAAGTGTAAATAAGATTCACAATTGTATAGAATCACTTAGAATTGCACTGACTAATAATCCTTTAAGTTGGGTTCAAGAATTTGGTACTAAGGGATTGAAGCAGGTTTTAGCAACACTCAACGAATGCTACAGAAA TGCCTTCATATATTATGATAG cgaTAATCGATACGAACGGATACAGTACGAATGTATACGATGTTTAAAAGCGATAATGAATAATACCGTTGGAATAAAGGAGATGTTAGCTCATCACGAAGCTTTGACGATAGTGGCAAGATCGTTGGAACCCACTAAACCATCGGTGATGTCGGAAGCTGTAAAGTTATTAGGTGCAGTCTGTTTGATTTCGAGCGATAGTCATAAAATGGTTTTAGATGCGATCACTATGAACGGCGAGTTCAAGGGCAGAGAAAGATTTTTACCCATTGTACAGGGATTGATGAAtaggaagaatgaaaatttaaga gtAGTGTGCCTTCAACTtataaattcgattattaattcTGCCGAGGATCTAGACTTTCGATTACATTTAAGGAACGAAATAATGCGAGTAGGATTAGCGGATATATTAGAAGCTTTAGAAAAGGATAAGTCCGACGATTTGTCTCATCATTTAAGGATCTTCAACGAATATAAGGAAGACGATTACGAGTTATTTGTACAAAGATTTGATCACGTTCGATTGGAATTAGATGATGTCAATGATTGCTTCGAGGTAGTGAAAAATATGGTTATGGAGACTTCCGCCGAGCCgtatttcttatcgatattacagcATCTACTACTTATCAGGGACGATGCTTTGGTGAG ACCagcttattataaattaatagaagAGTGCGTATCGCAAATTGTGTTACATCGTTCAGGCTGTGATCCGGACTTCAGTGCGACGAAACGGTTTCAAATAGACGTACAACCATTGATCGATACTTTGGTCGAGAAATCTCGAGCCGAAGAGGAGCGACGTTTAATGGAAGTGTCTCAAAAGTTGGAAGAAGCTATAGCTAGTAAACAGGAGGCTGAGGCGAAGCTTCAACACgctgaaaacaaaattaaggaACTCGAACAAGGGACTGGAAAAAgtggagggggaggaggagctAGTACG AAAACAAATTGTCCGATATTACCACCTCCGATACCTGGTTCGAATGTaacaccaccaccgccaccacctccaccacttCCAAACTCGATTggaccaccgccaccacctaTGCCACCTGGAATGGGTGtattaccaccaccaccacctccaatGCCTGGAACAAAGGGACCACCTGGTATGGGAGGTCCAATACCTCCACCTATGCCAGGAATGGGAggtcctccacctcctcctatGATGGCTGGAATTACATCCATGATGCCGTCGTTACCTAATGGATTGAAACCTAAGAGAAAGTGGGAGGTCGAAGGTCGATTGAAGAGGCCTAACTGGAAAGCA ATATCACCGCATCAGTTGACGGAAGAAGTATTTTGGACAAAAGTGCAAGAGGAGAGATTAGCCGGTCCGGAAATACTCGATGGTTTAGCACAAAAGTTCGCGTCGAAACCAAGTGGCAAGAAAATCGATGACGTCGTAGATAa atcgGCAACcataaaaaaagtgaaagatcTCAAGGTTTTAGATAGTAAAGCTGCACAAAATATATCGATACTTCTTGGTGGTACGTTAAAGCATATGTCGTACGAAGATGTCAAAGGATGTCTTTTTAGATGCGATGGACCAGTTATCTCGGATAACATATTGCAAGgtttaattcaatatttacCATCGCCAGATCAATTAGCGAAATTTCAACTTTACaaagataattatgatgattTGACGGAGGCCGAACAATTTTGCGTTAcg aTATCGACGATCAAAAGGTTATTGCCCAGGTTAAAATCATTGAGTTTTATGCTGAGATACGAGGAATTGGTACAGGACATTAAACCAGACATAGTGGCAGGAACGGCAGCTTGCGAGGAAGTTAGAGGAAGTAAAAAGTTTGCAAAGATACtcgaattgattttattgtttggAAATTATATGAATTCCGGGGGTGGAGCTTCTGGTCAAGATTTTGGGTATCAGCTTAGTTTTCTAACCAAG TTGACAAGTATAAAGGCTGCGGACAACAAAGAAACTCTTATGCATTACTTAGTATCtacgatagagagaaaattccCAGAATGTTTGAGTTTTACCGAAGAATTGGCACACGTAGATAGGGCGAGCCGTGTCTCTTTAGATAACGTACAGAGAATACTTCGTCAAATGGATTCTAACATACGAAATCTTGAACAAGACCTTTCTAATGCTAGAATTCCACAATGCGAGGAAGATCTATTTTCGGAGGTCATGACT CCATTTGCTAAGAAAGCCCGTGAATCTTGCGAGGTATTGAAGAACATGTTTAAAAATATGGACGGTCTTTACACCGAAATCTCTGTATTCTTCTGTTTCGACAAACAGAAGTATACAATCGAGGAATTGTTCAGCGACATAAGGACGTTCAAAGATGATTTCGtg caaGCACAAAAGGAGATGTTAAAGCTAAGGGAAGcggaagagaaacaaagaagagCGAGAGAAGCGAGAGAGAAGGCGGAAGCTGAGAAAGCGGCACGAGCGGCGCGAAAGAAAGCGCTTGTCGATATGAACGCACATGATACTCAAGAAGGTGTTATGGATAGTTTGATGGAAGCACTTCGAACTGGTTCTGCTTTTAGTCGGCCGGATCAACGACGCAAGAGGCAAACACGCATTGCTGGTG AAAGGAGAGCACAACTTAATAGGAGTCGATCGCGTACAGGACTGGTTGGATCTGGTTTGCTTGGAAGAGAGCCATAA
- the LOC124425663 gene encoding protein diaphanous isoform X5 — MITDWLESWFTRPKKSGRGGGVRSGTDNNTMPRPHSGDDFNEIEQQRCIIEKMDEEAVNDRFEEMLANMNLTEEKKAPLRQQSESKKREMLVLHYKGSMQENRSKFDKPADYIQYLAQPDLSVNKIHNCIESLRIALTNNPLSWVQEFGTKGLKQVLATLNECYRNAFIYYDSDNRYERIQYECIRCLKAIMNNTVGIKEMLAHHEALTIVARSLEPTKPSVMSEAVKLLGAVCLISSDSHKMVLDAITMNGEFKGRERFLPIVQGLMNRKNENLRVVCLQLINSIINSAEDLDFRLHLRNEIMRVGLADILEALEKDKSDDLSHHLRIFNEYKEDDYELFVQRFDHVRLELDDVNDCFEVVKNMVMETSAEPYFLSILQHLLLIRDDALVRPAYYKLIEECVSQIVLHRSGCDPDFSATKRFQIDVQPLIDTLVEKSRAEEERRLMEVSQKLEEAIASKQEAEAKLQHAENKIKELEQGTGKSGGGGGASTKTNCPILPPPIPGSNVTPPPPPPPPLPNSIGPPPPPMPPGMGVLPPPPPPMPGTKGPPGMGGPIPPPMPGMGGPPPPPMMAGITSMMPSLPNGLKPKRKWEVEGRLKRPNWKAISPHQLTEEVFWTKVQEERLAGPEILDGLAQKFASKPSGKKIDDVVDKSATIKKVKDLKVLDSKAAQNISILLGGTLKHMSYEDVKGCLFRCDGPVISDNILQGLIQYLPSPDQLAKFQLYKDNYDDLTEAEQFCVTISTIKRLLPRLKSLSFMLRYEELVQDIKPDIVAGTAACEEVRGSKKFAKILELILLFGNYMNSGGGASGQDFGYQLSFLTKLTSIKAADNKETLMHYLVSTIERKFPECLSFTEELAHVDRASRVSLDNVQRILRQMDSNIRNLEQDLSNARIPQCEEDLFSEVMTPFAKKARESCEVLKNMFKNMDGLYTEISVFFCFDKQKYTIEELFSDIRTFKDDFVQAQKEMLKLREAEEKQRRAREAREKAEAEKAARAARKKALVDMNAHDTQEGVMDSLMEALRTGSAFSRPDQRRKRQTRIAGGTHTSSNFITEESQSHKQSFVNSVCTPETNVGINFFKKQFLIGYARILTPVKPKRVIITKRYKRNLVVHRAIDNRKIINKNRRSVKRSKSYGHISNKSLLRSQSNVKIKTVFPTNVSPKLDLSHCNIRESSLSVNSLPSKNKIAVSPSVMLTRTKNFENISNSSDENQSISVKLPMRLNSTCSHHLPIIDVVKKSKSPNANYSNFPLLSHNANSLNKNIENNDANVSSTTEVKKNCNFKSHEVENILETFSTEIDQNYTTVEEQMYIMKTPNIKRTKVWTCWNPRT; from the exons ATGATCACGGATTGG CTCGAGTCATGGTTTACCAGGCCCAAAAAATCTGGTCGTGGAGGTGGAGTCAGGAGTGGTACGGATAACAACACAATGCCTCGGCCACATTCTGGCGATGATTTTAATGAGATCGAACAGCAGCGTTGTATCATTGAGAAAATGGACGAGGAAGCTGTTAACGATCGTTTCGAAGAAATGTTG gcAAACATGAATTTAACGGAGGAGAAAAAGGCTCCGCTTCGTCAGCAATCCGaatcgaagaagagagagatgttGGTGTTACATTACAAGGGTAGCATGCAAGAGAATAGATCAAAATTCGACAAACCAGCTGATTACATTCAATATCTAGCTCAGCCGGATCTAAGTGTAAATAAGATTCACAATTGTATAGAATCACTTAGAATTGCACTGACTAATAATCCTTTAAGTTGGGTTCAAGAATTTGGTACTAAGGGATTGAAGCAGGTTTTAGCAACACTCAACGAATGCTACAGAAA TGCCTTCATATATTATGATAG cgaTAATCGATACGAACGGATACAGTACGAATGTATACGATGTTTAAAAGCGATAATGAATAATACCGTTGGAATAAAGGAGATGTTAGCTCATCACGAAGCTTTGACGATAGTGGCAAGATCGTTGGAACCCACTAAACCATCGGTGATGTCGGAAGCTGTAAAGTTATTAGGTGCAGTCTGTTTGATTTCGAGCGATAGTCATAAAATGGTTTTAGATGCGATCACTATGAACGGCGAGTTCAAGGGCAGAGAAAGATTTTTACCCATTGTACAGGGATTGATGAAtaggaagaatgaaaatttaaga gtAGTGTGCCTTCAACTtataaattcgattattaattcTGCCGAGGATCTAGACTTTCGATTACATTTAAGGAACGAAATAATGCGAGTAGGATTAGCGGATATATTAGAAGCTTTAGAAAAGGATAAGTCCGACGATTTGTCTCATCATTTAAGGATCTTCAACGAATATAAGGAAGACGATTACGAGTTATTTGTACAAAGATTTGATCACGTTCGATTGGAATTAGATGATGTCAATGATTGCTTCGAGGTAGTGAAAAATATGGTTATGGAGACTTCCGCCGAGCCgtatttcttatcgatattacagcATCTACTACTTATCAGGGACGATGCTTTGGTGAG ACCagcttattataaattaatagaagAGTGCGTATCGCAAATTGTGTTACATCGTTCAGGCTGTGATCCGGACTTCAGTGCGACGAAACGGTTTCAAATAGACGTACAACCATTGATCGATACTTTGGTCGAGAAATCTCGAGCCGAAGAGGAGCGACGTTTAATGGAAGTGTCTCAAAAGTTGGAAGAAGCTATAGCTAGTAAACAGGAGGCTGAGGCGAAGCTTCAACACgctgaaaacaaaattaaggaACTCGAACAAGGGACTGGAAAAAgtggagggggaggaggagctAGTACG AAAACAAATTGTCCGATATTACCACCTCCGATACCTGGTTCGAATGTaacaccaccaccgccaccacctccaccacttCCAAACTCGATTggaccaccgccaccacctaTGCCACCTGGAATGGGTGtattaccaccaccaccacctccaatGCCTGGAACAAAGGGACCACCTGGTATGGGAGGTCCAATACCTCCACCTATGCCAGGAATGGGAggtcctccacctcctcctatGATGGCTGGAATTACATCCATGATGCCGTCGTTACCTAATGGATTGAAACCTAAGAGAAAGTGGGAGGTCGAAGGTCGATTGAAGAGGCCTAACTGGAAAGCA ATATCACCGCATCAGTTGACGGAAGAAGTATTTTGGACAAAAGTGCAAGAGGAGAGATTAGCCGGTCCGGAAATACTCGATGGTTTAGCACAAAAGTTCGCGTCGAAACCAAGTGGCAAGAAAATCGATGACGTCGTAGATAa atcgGCAACcataaaaaaagtgaaagatcTCAAGGTTTTAGATAGTAAAGCTGCACAAAATATATCGATACTTCTTGGTGGTACGTTAAAGCATATGTCGTACGAAGATGTCAAAGGATGTCTTTTTAGATGCGATGGACCAGTTATCTCGGATAACATATTGCAAGgtttaattcaatatttacCATCGCCAGATCAATTAGCGAAATTTCAACTTTACaaagataattatgatgattTGACGGAGGCCGAACAATTTTGCGTTAcg aTATCGACGATCAAAAGGTTATTGCCCAGGTTAAAATCATTGAGTTTTATGCTGAGATACGAGGAATTGGTACAGGACATTAAACCAGACATAGTGGCAGGAACGGCAGCTTGCGAGGAAGTTAGAGGAAGTAAAAAGTTTGCAAAGATACtcgaattgattttattgtttggAAATTATATGAATTCCGGGGGTGGAGCTTCTGGTCAAGATTTTGGGTATCAGCTTAGTTTTCTAACCAAG TTGACAAGTATAAAGGCTGCGGACAACAAAGAAACTCTTATGCATTACTTAGTATCtacgatagagagaaaattccCAGAATGTTTGAGTTTTACCGAAGAATTGGCACACGTAGATAGGGCGAGCCGTGTCTCTTTAGATAACGTACAGAGAATACTTCGTCAAATGGATTCTAACATACGAAATCTTGAACAAGACCTTTCTAATGCTAGAATTCCACAATGCGAGGAAGATCTATTTTCGGAGGTCATGACT CCATTTGCTAAGAAAGCCCGTGAATCTTGCGAGGTATTGAAGAACATGTTTAAAAATATGGACGGTCTTTACACCGAAATCTCTGTATTCTTCTGTTTCGACAAACAGAAGTATACAATCGAGGAATTGTTCAGCGACATAAGGACGTTCAAAGATGATTTCGtg caaGCACAAAAGGAGATGTTAAAGCTAAGGGAAGcggaagagaaacaaagaagagCGAGAGAAGCGAGAGAGAAGGCGGAAGCTGAGAAAGCGGCACGAGCGGCGCGAAAGAAAGCGCTTGTCGATATGAACGCACATGATACTCAAGAAGGTGTTATGGATAGTTTGATGGAAGCACTTCGAACTGGTTCTGCTTTTAGTCGGCCGGATCAACGACGCAAGAGGCAAACACGCATTGCTGGTG GTACACATACGTCATCTAATTTTATCACAGAAGAGAGTCAAAGTCATAAACAGTCATTCGTTAATTCTGTTTGTACGCCTGAAACGAACGTtgggattaatttttttaagaagCAATTTCTTATTGGCTACGCACGCATACTTACGCCGGTTAAACCAAAACGCGTGATTATtactaaaagatataaaagaaatttagtCGTTCATCGTGCTATCGACAATcgtaaaatcattaataaaaatcgtagGAGCGTAAAACGAAGTAAATCTTATGGtcatatatcgaataaatctttattgCGTAGTCAGTCAAACGTTAAAATCAAAACGGTATTTCCAACGAATGTTTCTCCAAAATTAGATCTCTCTCATTGCAATATAAGAGAATCATCGTTATCTGTCAATTCTTTACCaagtaagaataaaatagcAGTCTCTCCTTCGGTGATGTTAACGCGTacgaaaaattttgaaaatatttccaacTCTAGCGATGAAAATCAAAGTATATCAGTAAAACTTCCGATGCGCCTAAACTCAACTTGTTCGCATCATCTTCCTATAATCGATGTTGTCAAGAAATCAAAATCACCAAATGCTAATTACAGCAATTTTCCTTTGCTATCGCATAATGCTAAtagtttgaataaaaatatagaaaataatgacgCAAATGTTTCTTCAACGACagaggtaaagaaaaattgcaaTTTTAAATCTCACGaggttgaaaatattttagaaactTTTTCTACCGAAATTGATCAAAATTATACCACCGTAGAGGAACAGATGTATATTATGAAAACTCCAAATATTAAACGAACAAAAGTTTGGACATGTTGGAATCCAAGAACATGA